CAAAACCAGAGGGCTGAAATCCAGCGCACGCGCTCATCCAGCGGAACGCTTTCCGGGAAAAGACGCGCCAGAAAGGCGCAGATGCGCTCCGAACCAATTTCATAAGTCTGGCGCACTGCCACGCCGCCGGGATATTGGACTGATTGATCAACAACCGGCAAGCCGTTGGTTGCGGCCAGCATGCGCACATAACGAAAGTTTAAAGCGCTTTCCAGATTAAAAGGCAGGGGCCGCCCGTAGCATTCATATTGCGCGGCCAAAACCGCCCGCCGCACCGCCAGGCCGGAGGCGAAAAGAGCCGCCAGGATTAAAAAAAATAAAACTGATTTTGCCCAACTCATCTTTCAAGAAAATTTTTACCGAGACCAGTCTCCGCCAAAACGCTGCGCCCGGGCGAACACCGAGTCCGCAGAGATTTTTTTCGTATCTCGTGAAACGCATCTCGCATCTCGTCTGACGAACGACGCTTCACGCATCACGCACGACGCGTTCCATCTCCGCGCCTCAAGCGATGCCCTGAAGCATGCGCTGCGCTTTCCGCACTTGACGGATCCGCCGCGGCGGAAACTTCGGGGCGAAGCGGGCGGGGTAATTCCCGATTCTGCTTACAGCGCCGCCGCCATTGAATGGAACTCCATCCGGGAATAAAAGGAACGCAGGCGTTCCGTATCCGCAAGAGCGAGCTTGGTTTCCTCCACCGGGCGGGGCAATTTGATGTTTTTATCCAGGGTTATGATTTGAACATTCCTGAACACGTCCGCCCGGCAGTTTTCCAGAAGGGCGCGCATTCTTTCCGGTTTCAGCCGCTCAAGATTCTGAAAGATGCCCTGAAGCGAACCCCACTCGCCGAGAAGCCGGGCGGCGGTTTTGGCGCCGATCCCGCGCACTCCGGGAATATTATCCGAGCTGTCGCCGGTCAGGGCCAGCCATTCAACGATCTGCGCGGGATGAACGCCGGTTTTCAGATAAACTTCTTCAGGCCCGACTCTATTTTCAATTTTTCCGGGAGTAATCAGGGCGATGTTTCCGCCGGTGATCTGCATCAAATCCTTGTCCGAGCTGGCCACCAGGACTTCAAAGCCGGCCGCTTCCGCCTGTTTTGCGGCGGATGCCAGGATATCATCCGCTTCCCTGCCCTCCATCCGCAGTCGCCCGATGCCGGCGGCATCCAGATATTCCCGGATGTCCTCCAGTTGAACGCGCAGTTGATCCGGCATGGGCGGCCGCTGCGCCTTGTAACTGCTGAGCAGTTTTTTTCGCTCCTCCGGAATGC
This sequence is a window from Kiritimatiellia bacterium. Protein-coding genes within it:
- a CDS encoding 5'-3' exonuclease H3TH domain-containing protein encodes the protein MTSRIVLVDALGMIYRAFYAVTGLSTEAGRPTNAVFGFIRMLGQINRVWRPTHGLVVFDGGIPEERKKLLSSYKAQRPPMPDQLRVQLEDIREYLDAAGIGRLRMEGREADDILASAAKQAEAAGFEVLVASSDKDLMQITGGNIALITPGKIENRVGPEEVYLKTGVHPAQIVEWLALTGDSSDNIPGVRGIGAKTAARLLGEWGSLQGIFQNLERLKPERMRALLENCRADVFRNVQIITLDKNIKLPRPVEETKLALADTERLRSFYSRMEFHSMAAAL